In Halovivax gelatinilyticus, the following are encoded in one genomic region:
- a CDS encoding metal-dependent hydrolase, with translation MELTWHGHSTWHVSVGETSLVVDPFFDNPKTSATPEDVDDPDYVLLTHGHADHIADAGAFADATLVATPELTSYCQEEFGFEDAVGGMGMNLGGTVVCDDAHVTMVRADHTNGIMTEYDVDAGMPTGLLVSDGDPTDSGTTTFYHTGDTSLMSEMRDVVGAFLDPDAAAVPIGDHFTMGPQQAAIAVDWLGVDVAFPQHYDTFPPIEQDPADFVDAVAETGSEAEVTVLEADEPVSI, from the coding sequence ATGGAACTCACCTGGCACGGTCACTCGACCTGGCACGTATCGGTCGGAGAAACGTCGCTCGTCGTCGATCCGTTTTTCGACAACCCGAAGACGTCGGCGACGCCCGAGGACGTCGACGACCCGGACTACGTCCTGTTGACCCACGGCCACGCAGACCACATCGCCGACGCCGGTGCCTTCGCCGACGCCACGCTCGTCGCGACGCCGGAACTCACGTCGTACTGTCAGGAGGAGTTCGGCTTCGAGGACGCGGTCGGCGGAATGGGGATGAACTTGGGCGGGACGGTCGTCTGTGACGACGCCCACGTCACGATGGTCAGAGCCGACCACACGAACGGAATCATGACCGAGTACGACGTCGACGCCGGGATGCCAACCGGCCTCCTCGTCAGTGACGGCGACCCGACCGACTCCGGAACGACGACGTTCTACCACACCGGCGATACCAGCCTGATGAGCGAGATGCGCGACGTGGTCGGCGCCTTCCTAGACCCCGACGCGGCGGCCGTCCCGATCGGCGACCACTTCACGATGGGGCCACAGCAGGCGGCCATCGCCGTCGACTGGCTCGGCGTCGACGTCGCCTTCCCGCAGCACTACGACACCTTCCCGCCGATCGAACAGGATCCGGCCGACTTCGTCGACGCCGTCGCAGAAACCGGC